A stretch of DNA from Anopheles nili chromosome 2, idAnoNiliSN_F5_01, whole genome shotgun sequence:
AGCTGCTTGCCGGAAAGGCAGTGGAAACTAGCGGAGGGTTGTTAATTTGCTTGCCTAGCTCTAAAGCAAAGGCATTTTGTGATGAATACAAAAGCGTTACATGTCACGATGCGTGGATCGTTGGATGTGTGAAGAAGGGAAATCGATGTGTGCAGATGAATCCAGATTTAACATACTTATCGGTAGGGGAGTCTTGAATTGAAATGGATCGCATCGGTTGAGTGCGATGATTCAAGCGTATGAAACGAATTTCGTAAAGGCTGCAAATGCTGGGGAATTTGTGAAAGTTTTCTTGAATCAGCGCAGTCGTTGATgtcgatttgttttcattacaatAAAAGAACGCGttatgaaatttaaaacaaatatgattcattgaaaaattaaattcaccaCAATTTATTCACCATAGAAGTTCAGGCATGTACAAGCGAAGGCGCCATTCTTTGACGTTTAGGTGAAAACAGCCCTCACGTATATCCAGTGCTGTCACAGTGACATTTTGTGACAGCAAAAACTGATGActggtttcgctttcggtggtCAATAATGTCGAAAACCTGAAAATTTAGATCTATTTATCACTATAATCCGTGTAATTTTCCAACATAATAACAGCGTTTTTGAGCGAGTTGGTTCAGAAGCAGATTGTGTGATCCAGGTGGGTTTATAGAAGGTAATAACAATGGGAACGAATGCGTATTGTTATTGGTTGTAATTAGATAAAGCTCTTCGCTACCCGACAGGTATCTGAATTTCCTTTATCAGTGATAAGAGCTTATTTTAACACAGGGGAGCAGTCAAAAGATGCTCATAATGTTGAAATGCGGCTATGCTCACCTGTGCGCTGTATGCTTAGTGTTGATCAGTGAGCATGAGCTTCCCCAATGTAGTTGCAGGGCGTGGATACACAATACGAAGGTTGCTACTGCCGAAACTAATTAGGTTGATCTTATCGTTGCATTGCAGGTGACAACCGTCAGTTTCAACAATGTCCTCGTCGGCAATTTTCATACTCGACGCAAAGGGAAAGGTGCTGATATCGCGCAACTATCGAGGCCACATCGATATGGGTGTGATCGATAAGTTCATGCcgttgttgatggaaaaagaagaagaagggctAATAACACCGATCCTCCAGACGCCAGAATGCACGTTTGCGTACGTGAAAACGAACAATCTGTATCTTGTGTCGGTCACCCGGAGCAACGCCAACATCGcgctggtgtttgttttcctccacAAAGTGGTGCAGGTGTTCACGGAGTACTTCAAGGAGCTGGAGGAGGAAAGCATACGGGACAATTTCGTGGTGATTTACGAACTGCTGGACGAGCTCATCGACTTTGGCTATCCGCAGACGACGGACAGTAAAATCTTGCAGGAGTACATCACGCAAGAAGGCCACAAGCTCGAGATACAACCGCGTATTCCGATGGCGGTGACGAACGCCGTGTCGTGGCGCTCGGAGGGCATCAAGTATCGCAAGAACGAAGTGTTTCTTGATGTAATCGAAAGTGTTAACCTGCTAGCGAATGCTAACGGCAACGTGTTGCGAAGCGAGATCGTTGGCGCGATAAAAATGCGCGTTTATCTGTCCGGCATGCCCGAGCTGCGGTTGGGGCTAAACGATAAGGTGCTATTCGAGAGCACTGGCCGGGGAAAGTCCAAATCCGTCGAGCTGGAGGACGTAAAGTTCCACCAGTGCGTGCGATTGTCCCGATTCGAGAACGATCGCACGATCTCCTTCATTCCACCAGACGGCGAGTTCGAGCTGATGTCGTATCGCCTCAACACGCACGTGAAACCGCTGATTTGGATCGAATCCGTTATCGAGCGCCACGCGCACAGTCGCGTAGAATACATGATCAAGGCGAAGTCACAGTTTAAGCGCCGGTCTACTGCAAATAACGTGGAAATCGTCATTCCGGTGCCCGCTGACGCCGATTCACCCAAATTCAAGACTACGATTGGCAGCGTAAAATACGCTCCCGAACAGAATGCCATCACATGGACGATCAAGTCATTCCCGGTGAGTATAAAATGCCGTATGATCAATTTCGGGAGATTGTTTTGGATTTTATACTAATACGATTCGTTGTTTGTTGTAGGGTGGAAAGGAATACCTTATGCGTGCACACTTCGGCCTCCCCAGCGTCGAATGTGAGGACAGCGAGGGCAAACCCCCCATTCAGGTCAAATTCGAAATTCCATACTTCACTACATCTGGCATTCAGGTATGTTCGGATCGACAGAAACTAGCCATTTGTATCTACTACAGCACGAAATGTAAAACCATCTATTTTTAGGTTCGATATCTGAAGATCATCGAAAAGAGTGGCTATCAAGCATTGCCCTGGGTGCGATACATCACCCAGAACGGCGATTACCAGCTGAGAACAAACTAATGCGTCATGCGGTGCCTGAAGTGTAATTGTTAAGTTTCTCCATTTCCTTCAACGCTAGCAAAACCTTCCCGCACCGTATCGATTCAGTT
This window harbors:
- the LOC128731022 gene encoding AP-1 complex subunit mu-1; the protein is MSSSAIFILDAKGKVLISRNYRGHIDMGVIDKFMPLLMEKEEEGLITPILQTPECTFAYVKTNNLYLVSVTRSNANIALVFVFLHKVVQVFTEYFKELEEESIRDNFVVIYELLDELIDFGYPQTTDSKILQEYITQEGHKLEIQPRIPMAVTNAVSWRSEGIKYRKNEVFLDVIESVNLLANANGNVLRSEIVGAIKMRVYLSGMPELRLGLNDKVLFESTGRGKSKSVELEDVKFHQCVRLSRFENDRTISFIPPDGEFELMSYRLNTHVKPLIWIESVIERHAHSRVEYMIKAKSQFKRRSTANNVEIVIPVPADADSPKFKTTIGSVKYAPEQNAITWTIKSFPGGKEYLMRAHFGLPSVECEDSEGKPPIQVKFEIPYFTTSGIQVRYLKIIEKSGYQALPWVRYITQNGDYQLRTN